The stretch of DNA TGAGCAGCTACGCACAAGGCGATTTTGAAGACCTTTGCCGCGGACCACATGTGCCAAATACTAAATTTTTAAAATTCTTCAAGCTTACACGCGTGGCTGGCGCGTATCTTGGCGGCGATGAGAGCCGTGAGATGCTAACTAGAATTTACGGTACAGCTTACGCAGACAAAGAGAGCCTAAAAGAGCACATCCGCATCATCGAAGAGGCTAAAAAGCGCGATCACAGAAAGCTTGGCGTTGAGATGAAGCTATTTACATTTGATGAAGAAGTGGGTGGTGGTTTGCCTATCTGGCTACCAAATGGCGGACGCTTAAGATCAAAACTAGAGCAACTTCTATACAAAGCTCACAGAGATCGCGGCTACGAGCCAGTGCGTGGGCCAGAGCTTTTAAAGGCTGACGTGTGGAGAAGAAGCGGTCACTACGCAAACTACAAAGAAAATATGTACTTTACAACGATCGATGAGACAGAGTATGGCATCAAGCCGATGAACTGCGTTGGCCACATCAAAGTTTATCAAAGTGATATCAGGTCTTACCGTGACTTGCCGCTTAAATTTTTTGAGTACGGCGTCGTACATCGCCATGAGAAAAGTGGAGTACTTCACGGACTTTTCAGGGTTAGAGAATTTGCACAAGATGACTCACATATCTTTTGTATGCCAAGCCAGATCAAAGAAAATATCTTAGAAATTTTAAAATTTGCTGGCACGATAATGGAAAATTTTGGCTTCCACTATGAGATGGAGATTTCAACCAAGCCAGCCAAAGCTATCGGTGGCGATGAAATTTGGGAAACTGCTACAAAAGCGTTAAAAGAAGCTCTTGATGAAAACGGTTTTAAATACGGCATCGACGAGGGCGGCGGCGCATTTTATGGACCAAAGATCGACATTAAGATAACTGACGCGCTTAAGAGAAAGTGGCAGTGCGGCACGATACAGGTTGATTTTAACTTGCCAGAGCGCTTTGACCTTGGCTACATCGACGCAAACAACGAAAGACAGCGCCCTGTAATGCTTCACAGAGCACTGCTTGGCAGTTTTGAGAGATTTATAGGAATTTTACTTGAGCACACTGCTGGCGAGCTACCATTTTTCATAGCTCCTACGCAAGTCGTCATCGTGCCTATTAGCGACGCGCATTTAGACTACGCAAAAGAAATTTCACGCGAGCTAAGAAAGATCAACGTCGATAGCGAGATCGCAAGTAAAAATGAGAGTTTAAATAAGAGAATAAGAACGGCAGAAAAACAAAGGGTGCCTATGATAGTCGTGCTAGGAGACAACGAAGTAGCGAACAAAAGTGTTGCGTTGCGCGACAGACAGGCTAGGACGCAGAGCGATATGAGCTTGGCGGAATTTATAAATTTAACGAAGGAGAAACTTAGTGAGGTACATTTTTGAGTAAGGAAAATGAAGTATTGCTCAATGAGGACATAAGGGCGAGAGAGGTAAGATGTGTAGGGGATGATGGCACAGCATACGGTGTCATCTCAAGAGATGAGGCTTTAGAGATCTCAAATAAACTTGGGCTTGATCTAGTGCTTATAGCGCCAGACGCGAAGCCGCCAGTTTGCAAGATAATGGACTATGGCAAATTCCGCTATCAGCAAGAGAAGAAGCAAAAAGAGGCCAAGAAAAAGCAAAAAACCATCGAGATAAAAGAGATAAAACTCTCTGTCAAGATCGCCCAAAACGATATAAACTACAAGGTTAAACACGCAAGCGAGTTTTTGCAAGATGGCAAACATGTTAAATTTCGTGTATTTTTAAAGGGTCGCGAGATGAGCACCCCAGAGGCTGGAGTAGCCATGCTTGAGAAGGTCTGGGAGATGATCAAAGATGAGGCTGATCGCGACAAAGAGCCTATAATAGAAGGTCGTTATGTAAATATGCTTGTAACTCCAAAAAAGGGTTAAATTTTCACAAAGAGCAGGCTAGGGCTTGCTCTTTTTCATTAAATTTTTAATACAAAAACTTACAAATAACTATTTCTCAAAAATTCTATCATTTTTATATCTGCTAAATTTACGCAAGGGCGTTTGCCGGGCTGATGTGGCTTGTGGTTAAATTTTGCAGGATGAATTTAGGCGTGGCTTAAATTTAGTGGATTTTGATTTTTGCTTACTGGGATTTAATACTTTGACATCACTTGTATAGACGTTGTGCTGAAAATAATCTAGACAAATTGACTTTCTTGCGAGTTTGTAAATTTAAGTGTTTGCGTGGGTGTTTGAAACCAAATTTTGTCTAATTACAGGCTAAATTTGGTAAGAAACTCGATTGTTTGTAGCTTAAATTTATAAAAGAGAATTTAGACTGGGTGAGCATAAATTTACTAAATTTTTATAAGCCATTTCTTGGCAAAAATCAAATGCCCTATAATCTGCTTGGATAAAATTTAGTGTTTGCTCATTCTCTGCCAGGACTTCTTCATTTTGCCTTGCTATATCGATACCAGCTAACACTATAAAAATTTCTCGCTCGCAACGCGCTTGCTACAAATTTCTTCATCTTTAAACAGCCACACATAAACATACCACTCGTGTAATCAAGCAAAAAGCATCCATGGCAAAAACTTTCAAAGTTGTTGCACAAACCTCGCCACTCCACCATTTGCCACCACACCAGCTTTTTTGACAAATTTCTATTAAATGCTCTAAAAATAGTAATCTGCTCGCCACCTTAGTATCAATATTTTAAATTTAGGCGAGCTTCAAATCTACATCTATCACACCACCGCGAATTTGTCAAAACGAACGCTGTATAAAATACTTCAAACTAGCGTAAATTTGATAGTTTGTCAGTAAAATTTGTCATACAAAAGACAAACTCTCTTTTAGCTAAAAGCCCAAAATTATTTCATATTGATTTACGTCCAAATTTAACTTGGACGTAAATTTATAGAGCTAAGAGCAAAATTAGCCCTACACATACCCTTGATCTATCATCGCGTCGGCCACTTTTCTAAAGCCCGCGATATTTGAGCCAAGCACCAGATTTCCCTCGTCGCCAAACTCCTTGCTAGTCTCGTAGCTAAGCTCAAAGATGTGATTCATGATGCCGTGTAGTCTGTGATCTACCTTTTCAAAGCTCCACGCGTTCATGCCGGCGTTTTGCATCATCTCAAGGCCCGACGTGCCCACGCCGCCCGCGTTTGCCGCCTTTGCCGGAGCGAAGTAAAAATCCTTTTGCGCTAGCATGAAATTTATCGCATCAAGCGTGCTTGGCATATTTGCGCCCTCAGCCACGAAGCGGCAGCCATTTGCGTAAAGCACTTTTATATCAGCTAGGTGAAGCTCGTTTTGCGTCGCACATGGGAAGGCTCCGTCGCATGGAACGTCCCAGACGCCGTTTCTGCCCTCTTTGTACTCGCTTACGCTTACGTATTTTGCGTTCGGTCTAAATTTGACATATTCGCTAAGGCGAGCACGTTTTACTTCTTTTAGCTCTTTAAGTACGGCTAGATCGATGCCCTCCGCGTCGTAAACGTATCCGTTTGAATCAGAAACCGTGATAGGTAGTGCACCTACTTGATAGAGCTTTTCTACCGTGTATATGGCGACGTTTCCGCTACCGCTGACGCTGCACTTTTTGCCCTCGAGGCCAAGGCCCGCTTTTTGCAGCATATTTTGTGTGAAATATACCAGCCCGTATCCGGTCGCCTCCGTGCGCGCTAGGCTGCCGCCCCAGTTTAGGCCTTTACCCGTTAGTATACCGTCAAATCTGCCCGTGAGCTTTTTATACTGCCCAAACATATAGCCGATCTCGCGCGCGCCCACGCCGATGTCGCCTGCCGGTACATCTACGGTGTTGCCGATGTGGCGGTATAGCTCGCTCATAAACGCTTGGCAAAAGCGCATTATCTCGCCCTCGCTCTTGCCTTTTGGATCAAAGGTGCTGCCGCCTTTTGCGCCGCCTATATTTACGCCCGTGAGCGAGT from Campylobacter concisus encodes:
- a CDS encoding threonine--tRNA ligase; translated protein: MSDIIAYKLNGEIVDTQSIAGRESSAEPVYFDNSKEALHVIRHSCAHLMAQAIKSLYPKAKFFVGPNVEDGFYYDFRVDDEGTKLGESDLAAIEDKMKELAEKKFDIVKTCSTKANMSEKFKNDDLKQEVLKRIPDGEVSSYAQGDFEDLCRGPHVPNTKFLKFFKLTRVAGAYLGGDESREMLTRIYGTAYADKESLKEHIRIIEEAKKRDHRKLGVEMKLFTFDEEVGGGLPIWLPNGGRLRSKLEQLLYKAHRDRGYEPVRGPELLKADVWRRSGHYANYKENMYFTTIDETEYGIKPMNCVGHIKVYQSDIRSYRDLPLKFFEYGVVHRHEKSGVLHGLFRVREFAQDDSHIFCMPSQIKENILEILKFAGTIMENFGFHYEMEISTKPAKAIGGDEIWETATKALKEALDENGFKYGIDEGGGAFYGPKIDIKITDALKRKWQCGTIQVDFNLPERFDLGYIDANNERQRPVMLHRALLGSFERFIGILLEHTAGELPFFIAPTQVVIVPISDAHLDYAKEISRELRKINVDSEIASKNESLNKRIRTAEKQRVPMIVVLGDNEVANKSVALRDRQARTQSDMSLAEFINLTKEKLSEVHF
- a CDS encoding translation initiation factor IF-3 encodes the protein MSKENEVLLNEDIRAREVRCVGDDGTAYGVISRDEALEISNKLGLDLVLIAPDAKPPVCKIMDYGKFRYQQEKKQKEAKKKQKTIEIKEIKLSVKIAQNDINYKVKHASEFLQDGKHVKFRVFLKGREMSTPEAGVAMLEKVWEMIKDEADRDKEPIIEGRYVNMLVTPKKG
- a CDS encoding glutamate dehydrogenase; this encodes MSEYIEKTMEWIKKTNPGQGVFVQAATEVLNSLEPLIKRESKYQKHAILERIVIPERTVIFRVTYTGDDGRPQVNNGYRVQFNSAVGPYKGGIRLHPSVDLGVLKFLGFEQIFKNSLTGVNIGGAKGGSTFDPKGKSEGEIMRFCQAFMSELYRHIGNTVDVPAGDIGVGAREIGYMFGQYKKLTGRFDGILTGKGLNWGGSLARTEATGYGLVYFTQNMLQKAGLGLEGKKCSVSGSGNVAIYTVEKLYQVGALPITVSDSNGYVYDAEGIDLAVLKELKEVKRARLSEYVKFRPNAKYVSVSEYKEGRNGVWDVPCDGAFPCATQNELHLADIKVLYANGCRFVAEGANMPSTLDAINFMLAQKDFYFAPAKAANAGGVGTSGLEMMQNAGMNAWSFEKVDHRLHGIMNHIFELSYETSKEFGDEGNLVLGSNIAGFRKVADAMIDQGYV